From Lysobacter auxotrophicus, the proteins below share one genomic window:
- a CDS encoding GGDEF domain-containing protein, whose amino-acid sequence MSALRSLPPPPSDEARRQAALDAYAVVGSVPEQPYDDIVRLAVTLCDVPAAAISLIDHDRQWFKAQIGLDVRETARSEAICDRAIQQPGRTLVIEDLHQHPELPRPSMRVDGDPLRFYAGVPLLSPDGQPLGVVCVLDNKPRTLTDAQREGLEVLARQTQHLFELRRYAMEQRRLLSEREAFAQRLEDARADLQRRHDLLEHSATHDALTGLLNRAALAQLRDNADAMRLLQQAPYTLILLDVDHFKDVNDRYGHLLGDRALRAVADAVNASIRDGDIAVRYGGEEFLILLPDTRLAQAAQVAERIRQRISVAPLPFTLTVSMGIAAGEPTRDWSEQVFDRADQALYRAKATGRNRVVVDDTPIHD is encoded by the coding sequence CGCGCTGGACGCGTATGCGGTCGTGGGTTCGGTGCCCGAGCAGCCGTACGACGACATCGTCCGCCTCGCGGTGACGCTGTGCGACGTGCCGGCCGCGGCGATCTCGCTGATCGACCACGACCGCCAATGGTTCAAGGCGCAGATCGGCCTGGACGTGCGCGAGACCGCCCGCAGCGAGGCGATCTGCGACCGCGCGATCCAGCAGCCCGGCCGCACGCTGGTGATCGAGGACCTCCACCAGCATCCCGAGCTGCCGCGCCCGAGCATGCGCGTGGACGGCGATCCGCTGCGTTTCTACGCGGGCGTGCCGCTGCTCAGCCCGGACGGCCAGCCGCTGGGGGTGGTGTGCGTGCTCGACAACAAGCCGCGCACGCTCACCGACGCGCAGCGCGAGGGCCTGGAAGTGCTCGCGCGGCAGACGCAGCATCTGTTCGAACTACGCCGTTACGCGATGGAGCAGCGTCGCCTGCTCAGCGAACGCGAGGCCTTCGCGCAGCGGCTCGAGGACGCGCGCGCCGACCTGCAACGCCGACACGACCTGCTCGAACACAGCGCCACGCACGACGCGCTCACCGGCCTGCTCAATCGCGCCGCGCTCGCGCAGCTGCGTGACAACGCCGACGCCATGCGGCTGCTGCAGCAGGCGCCGTACACGCTGATCCTGCTGGACGTGGACCACTTCAAGGATGTGAACGACCGCTACGGGCACCTGCTCGGCGATCGCGCGCTGCGTGCGGTGGCCGATGCGGTGAATGCGTCGATCCGCGACGGCGACATCGCCGTGCGCTATGGCGGCGAGGAATTCCTCATCCTGTTGCCGGACACGCGCCTCGCGCAGGCCGCGCAGGTCGCCGAGCGCATCCGCCAGCGGATTTCGGTGGCGCCGTTGCCGTTCACGCTGACGGTGTCGATGGGCATCGCCGCGGGCGAGCCGACGCGCGACTGGTCGGAGCAGGTGTTCGATCGCGCCGACCAGGCGCTGTATCGCGCCAAGGCGACGGGGCGTAACCGCGTGGTCGTGGACGATACGCCGATACACGATTGA
- a CDS encoding VOC family protein, with protein MAHRSRLAGFIIDCKTDDLDAAADFWAQALGVTIADRNAGDDTAQYQYFGDTPGDLYIEVQKVDHPSRVHLDIEADDIDAEAERLEKLGAKKVAFVKRWWVMEAPTGQRFCVVRMKEPEKRSKPNEWA; from the coding sequence ATGGCCCACCGCAGCCGCCTCGCCGGTTTCATCATCGACTGCAAGACCGACGACCTCGACGCCGCCGCCGATTTCTGGGCGCAGGCGCTGGGCGTCACCATCGCCGACCGCAACGCCGGCGACGATACGGCGCAATACCAGTATTTCGGCGACACGCCGGGCGATCTGTACATCGAAGTGCAGAAGGTCGACCACCCTTCCCGCGTGCACCTGGATATCGAAGCCGACGACATCGACGCGGAGGCCGAGCGCCTGGAAAAACTCGGCGCGAAGAAGGTGGCGTTCGTGAAGCGCTGGTGGGTGATGGAAGCGCCCACCGGGCAGCGCTTCTGCGTGGTGCGGATGAAGGAGCCGGAGAAGCGGTCCAAGCCCAACGAGTGGGCGTGA